One Heptranchias perlo isolate sHepPer1 chromosome 2, sHepPer1.hap1, whole genome shotgun sequence DNA segment encodes these proteins:
- the LOC137332706 gene encoding probable G-protein coupled receptor 139 codes for MEWNIPTMVRNPRTIDWNVTKMHQNIRAIDSDSIFWMFQYLNEDYDYLALKWRIYFTLLGIQVIYYPFLAAVGVTVNVMTIVILSRGKCGLSKCVTRYLVAMAAGDLMVVIIDLILRHIPIVFERQFDFLKSIPLCNIHAALLFAATDCSVWFTVTFTFDRFVAICCEKLKTKYCTEKTAAVVLGTVSVLSCLKNIFWYFMFTGEFTLVNIPWFCWITRGVLDSLVWPVIELLYYALTPFVPFVLILLLNAFTIRHILVASRARRRLRSHSSRESSGDPEMESRRKSIISLFVISGNFILLWALFMVYSISNRMRWLGYYSLYLPDFIQELGFMLQLLSCCTNTCIYAVTQTKFREEQKNVVKYPFTAIIKYMK; via the exons ATGGAATGGAATATTCCAACAATGGTTCGGAATccgagaacaatagattggaatgtgacAAAAATGCatcagaatataagagcaatagATTCGGACAGTATATTCTGGATGTTTCAATATCTGAATGAGGATTATGATTATCTAGCATTAAAGTGGCGGATATATTTTACGCTTTTGGGTATACAAGTAATTTACTATCCcttcctcgctgctgttggtgttactg ttaacgtaatgacgattgtgatcctgtctcggggaaagtgcggtctctccaaatgtgtcactcgctatctGGTGGCGATGGCAGCGGGAGATCTAATGGttgttatcatcgatctgatactCAGGCATATACCAATTGTTTTTGAGAGACAGTTTGATTTCCTGAAGTCCATTCccctgtgtaatatccacgcagccctgcttttcgcagccacagactgttctgtctggttcaccgtcactttcacctttgatcgatttgtggccatttgttgtgagaagctgaaaactaaatattgcaccgagaaaacggcggctgtagttctgggaacagtgagtgtactgagctgtttgaagaacattttctggtactttatgttcacAGGTGAATTTACGCTTGTGAACATCCCTTGGTTTTGTTGGATAACACGCGGTGTTCTGGATTCACTGGTGTGGCCAGTAATCGAACTCCTTTATTATGCCCTCACCCcttttgttccatttgttctgattctgctgctcaatgctttcactatcagacacattttagtggccagcagggCCCGGAGAAGACTGCGGAGCCACAGCAGTAGGGAGAGTTCtggagacccagagatggagagccgaaggaaatccatcatttcacTGTTTGTCATCTCAGGAAACTTTATACTGTTATGGGCGCTGTTCATGGTGTATTCTATATCGAACCGGATGCGGTGGTTGGGATAttattctctgtatctacctgattttatacaagaactgggattcatgctccagctcctgagttgctgcacaaacacttgtatttatgccgtgacacagactaaattcagagaggagcagaagaatgtggtgaaatatccctttactgcAATTATTAAATATATGAAATAA